A single region of the Podospora pseudopauciseta strain CBS 411.78 chromosome 1, whole genome shotgun sequence genome encodes:
- a CDS encoding hypothetical protein (COG:D; EggNog:ENOG503NXI7), translating into MDGQPTAAETKHLYQTHPWPGVGPNLTTPRLNTAATPEYSPYYADILPILSQQQAYQGKLLQYNRLLSSGRGGGGGGGLQAPPLPTVLSSPSTKTTTRSRSSSKVSNKDNTHIKTGAQTGHGSRPAKPSDNADRALITSGKDQTSKMPVKKPSEQPTSNGVPVRPPPPASQNGTAHPAQSSSVPSTPHQHARKFSFESREPSPNATQNHSPRSAYSETNGNVPSLRPLPPRLGGCRFETAIPHSRRRMPYNLGTDRLEKGDLERIPSRLSEENEKSLETEMNDLFRVLLPTQEVETKRQKLVNKLEKLFNNEWPGHDIKVHLFGSSGNLLCSDDSDVDICITTPWKGLEHVCLIADLLDRHGMQDVVCISAAKVPIVKIWDPELKLACDMNVNNTLALENTRMVRTYVSIDERVRPLAMIIKHWTRRRIINDAAFGGTLSSYTWICMIIAFLQLRDPPVLPALHQRQKEKLLKSDGTRSEFADDVPKLTGFGAKNKESLAALLFQFFRFYAYEFDYDKFALSIRVGKLLTKTEKKWHIGTNNTLCIEEPFNIIRNLGNTADDTSFRGLHLELRRAFDLLAEGKFAECWEQYVYPKEEERRWEKPSAPPRPVLLRSASQQQSRPQQRNNFNNRSQRNNYQRNGNQGNRRGSNHQGYEQSMPFAQAGMPTTMNPQELVWYQAQNPQIGVPQELLQTSLNALAQHDQNLRFQLYTHAQQINQQQALAHAQRMQGGSGSDRSRTNSFDNPPLTAPIRPDLMYGYGFPMQPPAYFHPGFTTYPSSPASQTSAATTSNGMPEFRRNLRETGVSSGGALRSQSQPASRGSITVQQAMSAAAAYTASQAQNGMSSIPPRQVNGVPVSNYTPDELSETDYEEPKVVADAPEDDGARYAGHYPNGHASPNRKVNGFPSGTPVFNTLNQSSQGRRRLSTDQGPQAVLDRRMKRTSRSPSPLGHARTISAGMSAPLPSAPFAQTNGQLSAKPLVVNGSVPKLAQASTSNRSPLGVETTTTEDIHHSNPLYIQQGTSANNSWNDQSVSYSTTSSEPVSLTVPDRPVIVNGSTANRSPSSTMNHHDASFQQRVTMAAVPTHLYYPHMGYDPNNILGLARLNNRQLAPLDLATNEYSVAQDMPHLSPVYEHRTPSPTVLRSFGPPVVAQSPRGHRDVRSGTQKTPPTGPSAKQHDSSNRSPILEHRAHGSSRESGNPRSAKSPSDSFNSWQKSKPRKKGLSDLKNGTNGVAQSEQLPKNEADRKGG; encoded by the exons ATGGACGGCCAGCCCACCGCGGCTGAAACTAAACATCTTTACCAGACCCATCCGTGGCCGGGTGTTGGGCCAAACCTGACAACCCCCCGGTTAAACACGGCCGCGACGCCCGAATACTCACCGTACTACGCCGACATTCTGCCCATCCTGTCTCAACAACAGGCCTATCAGGGCAAGCTGCTCCAGTATAACAGACTTCTCTCTAGTggtcggggtggtggtggtggtggtgggttgcaAGCTCCCCCGCTTCCTACTGTGCTCTCGTCTCCATCGACCAAGACAACTACAAGGTCGAGATCATCTTCCAAGGTGTCGAACAAGGACAACACCCACATCAAAACTGGTGCCCAGACCGGTCATGGGAGCAGACCAGCAAAGCCTTCAGACAACGCCGACCGCGCGCTTATAACATCAGGGAAGGATCAGACATCCAAAATGCCAGTCAAGAAGCCTTCAGAACAGCCTACCAGCAACGGTGTACCGGTGcgtccaccaccgcctgcGAGCCAGAATGGCACTGCGCACCCAGCTCAGTCGAGTTCGGTACCTTCAACGCCACATCAGCACGCCCGCAAGTTTTCGTTCGAGTCCCGTGAACCATCACCAAATGCCACACAAAACCATTCCCCACGGTCCGCTTACTCAGAGACCAACGGAAATGTCCCGTCATTACGGCCGCTCCCCCCTAGGTTAGGTGGGTGCCGTTTTGAGACTGCCATTCCCCACTCACGGCGGCGCATGCCGTACAACCTGGGGACCGATAGGTTAGAAAAGGGCGACCTCGAAAGGATACCAAGTCGGTTATCTGAGGAAAACGAGAAGAGTCTGGAGACAGAAATGAACGATCTGTTCAGGGTGTTATTACCAACACAAGAGGTGGAAACAAAGCGGCAAAAGCTGGTCAAcaagctggagaagctgtTCAACAACGAGTGGCCTGGCCATGATATCAAGGTGCACCTGTTTGGCTCGTCAGGCAACCTGCTGTGCTCTGATGATTCTGATG TTGATATCTGCATTACAACACCATGGAAAGGACTGGAGCATGTTTGCCTAATAGCGGACCTCCTCGACAGACATGGAATGCAAGACGTGGTCTGCATCTCTGCGGCCAAGGTGCCAATcgtcaagatctgggatccCGAGCTCAAATTGGCTTGCGACATGAACGTCAACAATACTCTAGCTCTGGAGAATACACGTATGGTGCGGACGTATGTGAGTATCGACGAAAGAGTGCGACCTTTGGCTATGATCATCAAGCACTGGACCCGGAGGCGAATCATCAATGACGCGGCATTTGGCGGAACTTTGAGCTCGTATACCTGGATATGCATGATCATCGCGTTTCTCCAACTCCGAGACCCACCGGTATTGCCAGCGCTCCATCAACGACAGAAGGAGAAGCTTCTCAAGAGCGACGGCACTCGAAGCGAGTTCGCCGACGATGTTCCAAAGCTGACGGGATTCGGtgccaagaacaaggagaGCTTGGCAGCCCTTCTGTTCCAATTCTTCCGGTTCTACGCATACGAGTTTGATTATGACAAGTTTGCATTGTCAATACGAGTCGGCAAGCTGTTGACCAAGACGGAAAAGAAATGGCACATcggcaccaacaacactctGTGCATCGAGGAGCCGTTCAACATAATACGAAACCTGGGTAACACGGCCGATGACACCTCGTTCCGTGGTCTTCATCTCGAACTGAGGAGGGCTTTTGATCTCCTTGCCGAGGGCAAGTTTGCTGAGTGTTGGGAGCAGTACGTATACCCCAAggaggaagaaagaagaTGGGAAAAGCCGTCGGCGCCTCCACGGCCCGTGCTTCTTAGGAGTGCCTCACAGCAGCAATCCAGGCCGCAGCAGCGCAACAATTTCAACAATCGAAGCCAGAGGAACAACTATCAACGCAACGGTAACCAGGGTAACCGCCGCGGTTCCAACCACCAGGGCTACGAGCAGAGCATGCCTTTTGCGCAGGCTGGCATGCCTACGACGATGAACCCGCAGGAATTGGTTTGGTATCAGGCTCAAAACCCGCAGATTGGTGTTCCTCAGGAGCTCCTGCAAACCTCGCTAAATGCGCTTGCACAACACGATCAAAACCTGAGATTCCAGTTGTACACCCATGCCCAGCAGATCAACCAGCAACAGGCTCTTGCACACGCCCAGCGAATGCAGGGTGGCTCAGGCTCAGACAGATCCCGGACAAATTCTTTTGACAACCCGCCATTGACAGCTCCAATCCGCCCAGATCTGATGTACGGGTACGGCTTTCCGATGCAGCCCCCGGCCTATTTCCACCCGGGCTTCACCACATACCCTTCGTCCCCTGCTTCGCAGACATCGGcggccaccacctccaatgGAATGCCAGAATTCAGGAGAAACCTTCGTGAGACGGGTGTCTCCTCTGGCGGTGCCCTTAGGTCGCAGTCCCAGCCAGCTTCGAGAGGCTCGATCACGGTTCAGCAGGCCATGTCGGCAGCGGCTGCGTACACCGCAAGCCAAGCACAAAACGGCATGTCCTCTATACCCCCACGACAGGTCAATGGTGTCCCGGTGTCCAATTACACCCCAGATGAGCTATCCGAAACCGACTACGAAGAGCCCAAGGTTGTGGCCGATGCTCCAGAAGACGACGGCGCCCGTTATGCGGGGCATTATCCCAACGGTCATGCTAGTCCCAATCGCAAGGTTAATGGGTTTCCAAGTGGGACACCAGTGTTTAACACACTCAACCAGAGCAGCCAGGGTCGTCGTCGATTGTCCACGGACCAAGGACCCCAGGCTGTACTGGATCGGAGGATGAAGCGTACATCGCGATCACCATCGCCTCTCGGGCATGCCCGGACTATCTCTGCTGGTATGTCGGCGCCACTCCCATCGGCACCATTTGCGCAGACCAACGGACAGCTGTCTGCAAAACCACTTGTGGTGAATGGTTCAGTGCCCAAGCTGGCTCAAGCATCAACTTCCAACCGTTCGCCGCTTGGCGTTGAGACTACGACAACAGAGGACATCCACCATAGCAACCCGCTCTATATCCAACAAGGCACCAGTGCCAACAATTCGTGGAACGACCAGTCGGTTTCTTATTCCACCACTTCTTCGGAGCCCGTGTCACTCACCGTGCCTGATCGGCCTGTCATTGTCAACGGCTCAACAGCAAACAGGTCCCCCTCATCGACCATGAACCACCACGATGCGTCGTTTCAACAGCGGGTGACCATGGCCGCTGTTCCTACTCACCTCTACTACCCGCATATGGGCTACGACCCCAACAACATTCTGGGCTTGGCACGCTTGAACAACCGCCAACTTGCGCCACTGGATCTAGCTACTAACGAGTACTCGGTTGCTCAAGACATGCCTCACCTCTCGCCAGTTTACGAGCATCGGACACCGTCCCCAACCGTCCTGCGGAGTTTTGGTCCACCAGTTGTCGCTCAGTCGCCTAGAGGACATCGGGACGTTCGTTCGGGGACGCAAAAGACGCCGCCGACAGGACCCTCCGCCAAGCAGCACGACAGTTCAAACCGATCGCCTATTTTGGAGCACCGTGCCCATGGAAGCTCAAGAGAATCTGGCAATCCACGTTCTGCCAAAAGCCCGTCTGATAGCTTCAACAGCTGGCAGAAATCCAAGCCGCGCAAGAAGGGTTTGTCGGACCTGAAGAATGGGACCAACGGCGTTGCGCAAAGCGAGCAACTGCCTAAAAATGAGGCCGACCGCAAGGGTGGCTGA
- a CDS encoding hypothetical protein (EggNog:ENOG503PB02): MFSGLAQKAALKKIGLPSDTFSQISNAFSNDTSSSPQPSRQPNKLRKSPPDPNNTDNKSWFSVSSLPLTVQPWLSPPPPPVPVSKPPRIGDLAPTDPDRILSPQLGPSGGNRKTIVVFLRCVGCAFAQQTFTDLRNLSLKHRDVAFLAVSHSSPAATEKWVSLIGGKGNVKIVYDPQRKIYASWGMGTGGWGYLLNVNTQVNGFKTKGWLGTTVAASVERTEGFSSMKRLGQGEVEEGMKMGNKWQEAGGWAVDGRGRVVWGGKLAKADESLGLEEGVSLLKL; this comes from the exons ATGTTCTCCGGCCTGGCGCAAAAGGCAGCGCTCAAAAAAATCGGCTTGCCATCTGACACCTTCTCACAAATCTCCAATGCCTTTAGCAATGACacctcgtcatcaccacaaccGTCCAGGCAACCAAACAAACTCAGAAAATCACCCCCagaccccaacaacaccgacAACAAATCCTGGTTCTCGgtttcctccctcccactaACCGTCCAACCCTGgctctccccaccaccacccccagtCCCAGTTTCCAAACCCCCCAGAATAGGCGACTTAGCTCCCACGGACCCAGACCGCATCTTATCACCACAACTCGGCCCCTCAGGCGGAAACCGCAAGACAATCGTTGTCTTTCTCCGCTGCGTCGGTTGTGCCT TCGCCCAACAAACCTTCACCGACCTCcgcaacctctccctcaaacACCGCGATGTAGCCTTCCTAGCAGtatcccactcctcccccgccgccacaGAGAAATGGGTTTCCCTCATCGGCGGCAAGGGTAACGTCAAGATCGTCTACGACCCCCAACGCAAGATCTACGCTAGCTGGGGCATGGGGACGGGTGGGTGGGGTTACTTGCTGAACGTGAACACGCAGGTGAACGGGTTCAAGACGAAGGGGTGGTTGGGAACGACTGTGGCGGCGAGTGTGGAGAGAACAGAGGGGTTTAGTTCGATGAAGAGGCTGGGgcagggggaggtggaggaggggatgaagatggggaaTAAGTGGCAGGAGGCTGGGGGGTGGGcggtggatgggagggggagggtggtttggggggggaagCTTGCAAAGGCGGATGAgagtttggggttggaggaaggggtgagtttgttgaagttgtga
- a CDS encoding hypothetical protein (EggNog:ENOG503NY1R), producing MAAYYENSQSQWPPAPPPQVGGGWDHQTPPPARSGASSVIPREEPAAFSHQLEEVDRAIDNLLKSGKMYGAPGVGGRHPRAPGGGPGSRPHSVADFGDVRGGPPHQNPTNLQNFYASQRHQTSRGSNEAEQMMQAKRRMAAQRERELRNYHQEQQYNRTAIVDPSGFNKPDRTLSPNSLPEEERRKLIAQQRQALYGEGEFPGGPPLPQARGFYGGGPMYDSGRASLGQIDPSAQGPLEGGQGLASAGGNDQARANSNSSPQSNPSGGGKGMYDAPLAQQTTRTSASSPGGSPPRQASQGGKPGQGSVAPIGTRPSVSGGSPSNPALNKRSTTPLPSPLSQGYSVGGADDNGAALAPASATAETAGNVGLGGWGGGRGGWGNSKPQASVWG from the exons ATGGCGGCATACTACGAGAATTCGCAATCGCAATGGcctcccgctcctcctcctcaggtcGGTGGCGGCTGGGATCACcagacccctcctcccgcgcGGTCCG GTGCTAGTTCGGTCATCCCCCGCGAGGAACCTGCGGCGTTTTCCCACCAGCTCGAGG AGGTTGACCGTGCCATCGACAACCTGCTCAAGAGCGGGAAGATGTATGGAGCGCCTGGCGTGGGTGGTCGTC ATCCCCGTGCTCCCGGCGGTGGCCCCGGATCCCGTCCCCACTCCGTGGCCGACTTTGGTGATGTCCGCGGCGGTCCTCCTCACCAGAACCCGACCAACCTGCAGAACTTCTACGCATCGCAGCGGCACCAGACCTCGCGCGGCTCGAACGAGGCGGAGCAGATGATGCAGGCCAAGAGGAGAATGGCTGCTCAGCGGGAGCGTGAGCTTCGTAATTACCATCAGGAGCAGCAATACAACCGGA CTGCCATCGTCGATCCTTCTGGGTTTAACAAGCCTGACCGCACCTTGAGCCCAAACAGCCTGCCTGAGGAAGAGCGCCGGAAGCTTATTGCTCAACAACGCCAGGCACTGTACGGCGAGGGTGAATTTCCTGGTggcccccctcttccccaggcTCGCGGCTTCTATGGCGGGGGTCCCATGTATGATTCCGGCCGTGCTTCTTTGGGCCAGATTGATCCCAGCGCCCAGGGTCCTTTGGAGGGCGGACAGGGACTTGCATCTGCCGGAGGCAACGACCAGGCACGCGCCAACAGCAACTCGAGCCCTCAGTCGAACCCCAGCGGTGGAGGAAAGGGTATGTACGACGCCCCTCTGGCTCAGCAAACGACTCGCACCAGCGCTTCTTCTCCCGGAGGGTCCCCGCCTCGCCAGGCCTCTCAGGGCGGTAAGCCCGGCCAGGGGTCTGTTGCTCCCATTGGGACTCGCCCTTCGGTGAGCGGCGGATCGCCGTCGAACCCGGCTTTGAACAAACGGTCGACGACTCCGTTGCCTTCGCCTTTGAGCCAAGGTTACAGTGTTGGGGGTGCTGATGATAACGGGGCGGCCCTTGCTCCTGCCTCGGCCACGGCTGAGACTGCTGGGAATGTTGGACTGGGCGGCTGGGGTGGCggtcgtggtggttggggcAATAGCAAGCCCCAGGCTAGCGTCTGGGGTTAA